The following proteins are co-located in the Primulina tabacum isolate GXHZ01 chromosome 11, ASM2559414v2, whole genome shotgun sequence genome:
- the LOC142517934 gene encoding uncharacterized protein LOC142517934, with translation MDENEDRGSGYGGDPNEQFHRNEAISAVADEGFMGEEDDDYEDLYNDVNVGENFMQSLRKTEDNIVQKIEQVPENKEKSTPPPSLPQRPVVENARVGLLDERDTSRVPGGVEGYQNVGFGGSINASNVGVGRGTGAPPGGGGLRLELGQSSNKAVDVEQMVNNSVMNNQQIVQHHQPRVANTENIVNVGITGNANGTGGNMFGGDIGGGVGSGGGGAGTTLYVGDLHWWTTDAELELELCKYGPVREVKFFDERASGKSKGYCQVEFYDPSTATACKEGMNGHLFNGRPCVVAYASPYTVKRMGEAQVSRNQQMGQTTVNQPRRGPVDLPNRPIGVGGNIATGGNNQGGSGSGSVGGDNNGRGFGRGNWGRGNSQGGMGNRGPMGHMRGRTGGMGFRGLVGNGNGFVQGIGATPPMLHPQAMMGQGFDPAFGGPMSRMGGYGGFPGAPAAPFSGMMSSFGPVGNVGLPGVAPHVNPAFFGRGMPMNGMGMMPNPGVEGPNMMMWSDPNVGGWAGEDPGGRVQESSYGEEAASDHQYGEGSQERGPWPNATKEKDRGSERDWSGSSERRYRDDRAGGYDRDVPREKDMGRDPDWSERRHRDDRDVGRDRERERDRDRSQDRDRDRERERTREDRERYSDHHRYRNREAEQDDEWDRGRSSKAHSKSKLAHEDEHRSRSRDAEYGKRRRLTSE, from the coding sequence ATGGATGAAAATGAAGATAGAGGCAGTGGCTATGGGGGAGATCCGAACGAGCAGTTTCACCGGAACGAAGCGATCTCCGCAGTGGCGGACGAGGGTTTTATGGGTGAGGAGGACGATGACTACGAAGATCTGTACAACGATGTTAACGTTGGCGAGAACTTCATGCAGTCTCTTCGGAAGACCGAGGATAACATAGTGCAAAAGATCGAGCAAGTTCCGGAGAACAAAGAAAAGTCGACCCCCCCACCCTCTCTTCCGCAGCGGCCGGTAGTGGAGAATGCCCGTGTGGGTTTACTAGATGAGAGGGATACTTCTAGGGTTCCTGGTGGAGTAGAAGGGTATCAGAATGTGGGATTTGGAGGAAGTATCAATGCGAGTAATGTTGGAGTTGGTAGAGGTACTGGAGCACCTCCAGGTGGTGGTGGACTAAGGCTTGAGCTAGGGCAGTCATCAAATAAAGCGGTTGATGTGGAGCAGATGGTGAATAACAGTGTCATGAATAATCAACAAATAGTTCAGCACCATCAGCCCCGTGTTGCTAACACAGAAAATATTGTGAATGTTGGAATTACAGGGAATGCCAATGGAACTGGTGGAAATATGTTTGGAGGTGATATTGGTGGTGGTGTTGGAAGTGGAGGTGGGGGGGCTGGGACTACTCTTTATGTTGGAGACCTGCATTGGTGGACGACAGATGCTGAGCTGGAGTTGGAACTGTGCAAGTATGGACCAGTGAGGGAGGTGAAGTTCTTTGATGAGAGAGCCAGTGGGAAGTCGAAAGGATATTGCCAAGTTGAGTTTTATGATCCTTCAACGGCCACTGCTTGCAAGGAAGGGATGAATGGGCATCTCTTCAATGGCCGACCTTGTGTTGTTGCATATGCCTCGCCATATACTGTCAAAAGAATGGGCGAAGCGCAGGTCAGCAGGAACCAACAGATGGGACAGACGACTGTTAATCAACCACGGAGAGGGCCTGTGGATTTACCCAACAGACCTATTGGCGTTGGTGGCAATATTGCCACTGGTGGAAATAATCAAGGTGGTAGTGGCAGTGGTAGCGTTGGTGGTGATAATAATGGCCGAGGTTTCGGTAGAGGAAATTGGGGTAGAGGCAATTCTCAAGGGGGAATGGGAAATAGGGGCCCAATGGGCCACATGAGGGGTCGGACTGGTGGAATGGGTTTTCGTGGCCTAGTGGGTAATGGTAATGGATTTGTACAGGGGATCGGTGCTACACCTCCAATGTTGCATCCTCAAGCAATGATGGGCCAAGGTTTTGATCCTGCTTTTGGAGGGCCAATGAGCCGAATGGGTGGTTATGGAGGCTTTCCCGGTGCTCCTGCGGCACCCTTTTCAGGAATGATGTCTTCATTTGGACCTGTTGGGAATGTTGGTTTGCCTGGTGTTGCTCCCCATGTTAACCCTGCATTTTTTGGGAGAGGAATGCCCATGAATGGCATGGGTATGATGCCTAATCCTGGTGTTGAGGGGCCAAATATGATGATGTGGTCAGATCCTAATGTTGGAGGATGGGCTGGTGAGGATCCTGGAGGGAGAGTTCAAGAGTCTAGCTATGGGGAAGAAGCTGCATCTGACCATCAGTATGGAGAAGGAAGTCAAGAGAGAGGGCCATGGCCAAATGCAACGAAAGAAAAAGACAggggatcagaaagggactggtCTGGCTCTTCTGAGAGAAGGTACCGGGATGATAGAGCAGGTGGGTATGACAGAGATGTGCCTAGGGAGAAAGATATGGGGCGCGATCCTGATTGGTCAGAGAGGAGGCATCGTGATGACAGGGATGTTGGTAGAGACCGGGAAAGGGAGCGTGACCGTGACCGATCCCAAGACCGTGACCGTGATCGGGAGCGAGAACGTACCAGAGAAGATAGGGAGCGATATTCAGATCATCATAGGTACAGAAATCGAGAGGCTGAACAAGATGATGAATGGGACAGGGGAAGATCATCAAAGGCTCATAGCAAGTCAAAGTTAGCACATGAGGACGAGCATAGATCAAGATCAAGGGATGCTGAATATGGGAAAAGGCGTCGCCTCACCTCTGAGTGA
- the LOC142517935 gene encoding uncharacterized protein LOC142517935 produces the protein MDSSPVQTTPIEEDEWDTDGFVIPSLGIFDRVTVSPAVEDSKQPVQQPRKEENIYLGPHGAPPSLAKQQERNFSGNKQKFKQKLREADKRYSGTGRENKVDNLRELVGGTGKMPVIASKSPRDWLDRHCHESQFERHNRH, from the exons ATGGACTCTTCTCCAGTGCAGACCACTCCTATTGAAGAAGATGAGTGGG ACACTGATGGATTCGTGATTCCAAGCTTGGGAATATTTGATAGAGTAACCGTTTCTCCAGCAGTAGAAGATTCTAAGCAGCCAGTTCAA CAACCTAGGAAAGAAGAGAATATTTACCTTGGACCCCACGGAGCCCCTCCATCTCTGGCAAAACAGCAAGAGCGAAATTTCTCTGGCAACAAGCAGAAGTTTAAGCAGAAACTCAGGGAAGCGGATAAAAGATACAGTGGCACTGGGCGTGAGAATAAAGTTGATAACTTAAGGGAGCTTGTGGGCGGTACCGGAAAAATGCCCGTGATTGCATCCAAGAGTCCCAGGGATTGGCTTGACCGCCATTGTCACGAGTCCCAGTTTGAGAGGCATAACCGTCATTAG
- the LOC142519060 gene encoding two-pore potassium channel 1-like, producing the protein MASDGETSLSTALLSHTHSINPKAGAKRRRYRRSKTAPLTEFVPGEIDCTHEPLPRPDSYVYNINPSFRRVIIYLILYLVIGTICFSIFMNKISGIKTNGVLDSIYFCIVTMTTVGYGDLVPNSAVTKLLACAFVFTGMTLLGLTISKGADYVVEKQEILLIKAMHLRRKLGPSDILKEMENNRVRYKCFMMLSILIVLITVGTIFLVTVEKLSIIDAFYCVCSTITTLGYGDKSFSTKAGRVFAIFWILTGTICLARFLCYVAELNIEGRQKALVKWVLTKRMTNADLEAADIDVDGTVEAAEFIIYKLKEMGKINQEDINLLLEEFDNLDVDQSGTLSTSDLTLAQLA; encoded by the exons ATGGCTAGTGACGGTGAAACCTCCTTATCTACAGCGTTATTAAGTCATACGCATTCAATCAATCCAAAAGCTGGTGCTAAGAGAAGGAGATATCGTCGAAGCAAAACTGCTCCGTTGACTGAATTTGTTCCCGGGGAAATCGATTGCACACATGAGCCACTTCCACGTCCTGATTCCTATGTATATAACATTAACCCCAGCTTCAGAAGAGTGATCATTTACCTGATATTGTACTTGGTTATTGGTACCATATGCTTTAGCATTTTTATGAACAAGATCAGCGGCATTAAAACAAATGGCGTTCTTGAttctatttatttttgcatAGTGACCATGACCACTGTTGGATATGGAGACCTTGTGCCTAACAGTGCCGTTACAAAACTTCTTGCTTGCGCTTTTGTCTTCACGGGGATGACTTTATTAGGTTTAACAATAAGCAAAGGAGCGGACTACGTAGTAGAAAAGCAAGAGATATTGCTTATTAAGGCAATGCATCTCAGGAGAAAACTAGGTCCGAGTGACATTCTTAAGGAGATGGAGAACAACAGGGTTCGATACAAGTGCTTTATGATGTTGTCCATCCTCATAGTCCTTATCACTGTTGGCACAATCTTTCTGGTCACTGTCGAGAAATTGAGCATCATCGATGCGTTTTATTGTGTTTGCTCTACAATTACAACATTGGGTTATGGAGATAAAAGCTTCTCAACAAAGGCTGGGCGTGTTTTCGCTATATTTTGGATTTTGACAGGTACTATTTGTTTGGCTCGGTTCTTGTGTTACGTTGCAGAGCTTAACATCGAGGGAAGACAGAAAGCGCTGGTTAAATGGGTTCTCACCAAGAGGATGACAAATGCGGATTTGGAAGCGGCTGATATTGACGTCGATGGGACTGTGGA GGCTGCTGAATTCATCATCTATAAGCTAAAAGAGATGGGGAAGATCAATCAAGAGGATATTAACCTTCTGCTAGAAGAGTTTGACAACCTTGACGTTGATCAGTCTGGAACCTTATCTACGTCTGATTTAACTCTCGCCCAGTTGGCTTAA